In Zingiber officinale cultivar Zhangliang chromosome 1A, Zo_v1.1, whole genome shotgun sequence, a genomic segment contains:
- the LOC122033068 gene encoding putative clathrin assembly protein At5g35200, producing the protein MSGGTQPSLRKYLGAIKDTTTVSLAKVNSDYKELDIAIVRATNHVERPSKEKHIRVIFSAISAARPRADVAYCIHALARRLTKTQNWAVALKTLLVIHRALREVDPTFREELINYGRSRNQMLNMSHFKDDSSAYAWDYSAWVRTYALYLEERLECFRILKYDVESDPPRTKDLGTAELLEQLPSLQQLLHRLLGCEPLGASRHNIIIHLALTMVASESIKIYVSISDGIINMVDKFFEMQRHDAVRALDIYRRAGQQGERLSEFYEVCKSMDVRRGEKFLKIEQPPASFLTTMEEYIRDAPRPSTVRKDQARDNGTTQVILAIEYKKDLEQEEAAPSPPPPPPPTEPVKIEVPAPEKPKETDLLGLRDPAPEAFDLDNKNAMALAIVPVVADNVSSSATTRGLNPDNGVTGWELALVTAPSSNETAVASSKLAGGLDKLILDSLYDDAERRASQNVSYNPWEMGPMMQQPVAHDPFYASNAIAAPHLVQMAAMAQQQQAFLVQQQQMMTMMMGGQQQQQLPLHPTINPFANPYGDVPSVPVHQPSRGYNGLI; encoded by the exons ATGTCTGGAGGAACGCAGCCTAGCTTGAGGAAGTACTTGGGAGCCATTAAAGACACCACCACGGTCAGCTTGGCTAAAGTGAACAGTGACTACAAG GAATTGGATATTGCCATTGTGAGGGCTACAAACCATGTAGAGCGTCCTTCCAAGGAGAAGCACATACGAG TTATCTTCAGTGCTATTTCAGCTGCCAGACCTCGGGCAGATGTGGCCTATTGCATTCATGCTCTTGCAAGACGTCTTACCAAAACACAAAATTGGGCG GTTGCATTGAAAACTTTGCTTGTCATACATCGTGCATTGAGGGAAGTTGATCCCACATTTCGTGAAGAACTCATCAATTATGGGAGAAGCAGAAATCAGATGTTGAATATGTCCCACTTTAAAGATGATTCCAGTGCATATG CTTGGGATTATTCTGCATGGGTGCGTACTTATGCTCTATATTTAGAAGAGAGGCTTGAGTGTTTCCGGATTCTCAAGTATGATGTTGAGTCAGATCCTCCG AGAACTAAGGATCTGGGAACTGCAGAGTTGCTTGAGCAATTGCCATCATTGCAACAACTGTTACATCGCCTACTTGGCTGTGAG CCACTTGGAGCATCTCGTCATAATATCATAATCCATCTTGCACTTACTATG GTTGCTTCAGAGAGTATTAAGATCTACGTTTCAATTAGTGATGGAATAATAAATATGGTCGACAAG TTCTTTGAGATGCAGAGACATGATGCAGTTAGGGCACTTGATATATACAGAAGAGCAGGTCAGCAG GGTGAACGactatcagaattttatgaagtaTGCAAAAGCATGGATGTCAGACGAGgagagaaatttttaaaaattgaacag CCCCCTGCATCATTTCTAACAACAATGGAGGAATATATCAGAGATGCTCCACGACCTTCAACAGTTCGAAAGGATCAG GCGAGAGATAATGGCACAACCCAAGTAATATTAGCAATTGAGTACAAGAAGGACCTTGAACAGGAAGAAGCAGCACCttcccctccccctccccctccacCAACAGAACCAGTTAAAATTGAAGTCCCTGCCCCGGAGAAACCGAAAGAAACAGATTTACTG GGATTAAGAGATCCTGCTCCGGAAGCATTCGACCTGGATAATAAGAACGCCATGGCACTTGCTATTGTTCCAGTTG TCGCAGATAATGTTTCTAGCTCTGCTACCACTAGGGGCCTGAATCCAGATAATGGAGTTACTGGCTGGGAATTGGCACTCGTTACGGCTCCCAGCTCAAATGAGACTGCTGTGGCTTCAAGCAAATTG GCCGGAGGGCTAGACAAGCTCATACTAGACAGCTTATATGATGACGCAGAGAGAAGAGCGAGCCAGAACGTCAGCTACAACCCATGGGAGATGGGTCCCATGATGCAACAACCGGTAGCTCATGACCCATTCTACGCGTCGAACGCAATTGCTGCGCCACACTTGGTGCAGATGGCAGCTATGGCACAGCAACAGCAAGCTTTCTTGGTGCAGCAGCAGCAaatgatgacgatgatgatgggagggcagcagcagcagcagctgcCTCTCCATCCAACCATCAACCCTTTTGCCAATCCATATGGAGACGTTCCGAGTGTGCCTGTTCATCAACCTTCCAGGGGTTACAACGGCCTCATCTAG
- the LOC122009863 gene encoding glycosyltransferase BC10-like produces the protein MSTISSPPFVISLLLLMSIPLVLVLAPWVLPPKTMPSIPDLDEAEDLALFRRAAVPYFAGSGGARFLRRPTSEPKIAFLFLTNTDLAFAPLWERFFRGHERLFNVYVHADPATRFILPPTPSFRGRFINAKSTQRASPMLISASRRLLATALIDDPANAFFALLSERCVPLHSFRFTYRTLGGYLHLPRQRSYIQVVSDEPGLWKRYVARGDDVMMPEVPFVRFRYGSQFFVLTRRHAMLTVRDRRLWKKFKLPCLRSRNHSCYPEEHYFPTLLDMLDPAGCSRYTLTSVNWTDSVDGHPHTYRPPEISATLIKELRKSNSTYSHLFGRKFSPDSLDILLELADGVIFRD, from the coding sequence ATGTCGACGATTTCTTCGCCTCCGTTCGTGATCTCTTTGCTCCTGTTGATGTCGATTCCGTTGGTGTTGGTTTTGGCTCCATGGGTGTTGCCGCCAAAGACGATGCCGAGCATTCCTGATTTGGACGAGGCCGAGGACCTCGCGCTCTTCCGCCGCGCTGCTGTGCCCTACTTCGCCGGCAGCGGCGGAGCTCGGTTTCTGCGCCGCCCGACGTCGGAGCCCAAGATCGCGTTTTTATTTCTAACCAATACCGACCTCGCTTTCGCACCGCTGTGGGAGCGGTTCTTCCGCGGGCACGAGCGGCTGTTCAACGTGTACGTCCACGCCGACCCTGCCACCCGCTTTATCCTCCCGCCGACTCCTTCTTTCCGGGGGCGCTTCATAAATGCCAAGTCAACCCAGCGCGCCTCCCCGATGCTCATCTCCGCCTCGCGACGTCTCCTCGCCACCGCCCTCATTGACGACCCTGCCAACGCCTTCTTCGCCCTCCTCTCCGAGCGCTGCGTTCCCCTCCATTCCTTCAGATTCACCTACCGCACCCTTGGAGGGTACCTCCACCTCCCCCGCCAACGGAGCTACATTCAGGTGGTCTCCGACGAGCCTGGCCTGTGGAAGCGGTACGTGGCCCGCGGCGACGACGTGATGATGCCCGAGGTGCCGTTCGTCCGCTTCCGCTACGGGTCGCAGTTCTTCGTCCTCACTAGGCGGCACGCCATGCTTACGGTGCGCGACCGTCGGCTCTGGAAAAAGTTCAAGCTTCCGTGCTTAAGGTCGAGGAACCATTCCTGCTACCCGGAGGAACACTACTTCCCTACTCTCCTCGACATGCTCGATCCCGCAGGTTGCTCTCGCTACACCTTAACTAGCGTAAACTGGACCGACAGCGTAGACGGCCACCCGCACACGTACAGGCCGCCGGAGATTTCCGCCACTCTCATCAAGGAGCTAAGAAAGTCCAACTCAACTTACTCCCACCTCTTTGGGCGGAAGTTCTCACCAGATTCCCTCGACATCTTGCTCGAGCTTGCGGATGGAGTGATCTTTCGTGATTAG
- the LOC122033095 gene encoding NADP-dependent D-sorbitol-6-phosphate dehydrogenase-like, with product MAEVVTLRNGHSMPVIGIGVSWLEPQSIRDLILSALNIGYRHFDCAANYHIEAEVGEALAEAFLTGLVKREEVFITTKLWNSDHGHVLDACKDSLKKLNLQYLDLYLVHFPVATRHTGIGTSASALGDDGVLDIDTTISLETTWHAMEELVNLGLVRSIGISNYDIFLTRDCLAYSKIKPSVIQIEIHPYFQRESLIDFCQKHGICVTAHTPLSGGTANTQRFGTMSCLDDPVIKSLAEKYNKTASQLILKWGIQRNTVVIPKTSKIERLHENFKVFDFTIHDEDMKKMKDIDRKYRTNQPAKFWGIDLYA from the exons ATGGCGGAGGTGGTCACCCTCAGAAACGGCCACAGCATGCCCGTCATCGGCATCGGCGTGTCGTGGTTGGAGCCCCAGTCCATCCGAGACCTCATCCTCTCCGCGCTCAACATTGGCTATCGCCATTTCGATTGCGCCG CTAATTACCACATTGAAGCTGAGGTTGGCGAAGCACTCGCAGAGGCTTTTCTCACAGGACTCGTCAAAAGAGAAGAAGTTTTCATCACCACCAAG CTATGGAATTCAGATCACGGGCATGTGCTTGATGCCTGCAAGGACAGCTTGAAGAAACTCAATCTACAATATCTTGATCTTTACCTTGTTCACTTTCCAGTAGCTACAAGGCATACTG GGATTGGAACATCAGCTAGTGCTCTTGGAGATGATGGTGTTCTAGACATAGATACAACCATCTCCCTTGAGACCACTTGGCATGCGATGGAAGAGCTTGTTAACTTAGGGCTTGTCAGGAGCATTGGGATCAG CAACTACGACATATTTCTCACCAGAGACTGCTTGGCATACTCTAAAATCAAGCCTTCAGTGATCCAAATAGAGATTCACCCATATTTTCAACGGGAATCTCTCATCGACTTTTGCCAGAAGCATGGAATCTGTGTAACTGCTCATACACCTCTCAGTGGTGGTACTGCTAACACCCAACGTTTTGGCACCATGTCCTGCCTTGACGATCCGGTCATAAAG TCCTTGGCTGAGAAATACAACAAGACAGCTTCTCAGCTTATTCTCAAGTGGGGGATCCAGAGGAACACTGTTGTTATACCAAAGACTTCGAAGATCGAAAGGCTGCATGAGAatttcaaagtgtttgatttcACAATACATGATGAAGACATGAAAAAGATGAAAGATATTGATCGGAAGTACAGAACTAATCAGCCAGCCAAATTTTGGGGGATTGATCTCTATGCTTGA
- the LOC122009873 gene encoding ras-related protein RHN1-like, with the protein MARTGSNNNIQAKLVLLGDVGTGKTSIVLRFIKGQYFDCQESTIGAAFFSQVISLNEATVKFDIWDTAGQERYHSLAPMYYRGAAAAIVVYDISNMESFIRGQKWVQELQRQGNPYLTMALVANKVDLEAKRKVKSEEGLQYAQEHGLFFIETSAKTAENINELFYEVAKRLARIHPSRSSGMNLTNETRGTPRRFFCCSG; encoded by the exons ATGGCCAGGACAGGGAGCAATAACAACATCCAAGCCAAGCTG GTTCTTCTTGGAGATGTGGGAACAGGAAAGACAAGTATAGTGCTAAGGTTCATCAAAGGCCAATATTTCGACTGCCAG GAGTCGACAATTGGAGCGGCATTCTTCTCTCAAGTTATCTCACTGAATGAAGCAACTGTGAAATTTGATATATGGGACACGGCTGGACAGGAAAGATATCATAGCTTAGCTCCAATGTATTATCGCGGTGCAGCTGCAGCTATCGTAGTCTATGATATCTCAAACATG GAATCCTTCATTAGGGGACAAAAGTGGGTTCAAGAACTTCAAAGACAAG GAAATCCATATCTGACAATGGCTCTGGTGGCGAACAAGGTGGACTTGGAGGCAAAAAGGAAGGTGAAAAGTGAG GAAGGGTTGCAGTACGCTCAAGAACACGGATTGTTCTTCATTGAAACTTCAGCAAAAACCGCAGAGAACATCAATGAGCTCTTCTATGAAGTAG CTAAGAGACTTGCGAGAATACATCCTTCGCGATCATCTGGGATGAACTTGACTAATGAAACAAGAGGCACGCCAAGGAGATTCTTTTGCTGCTCTGGATGA